Within Synechococcus sp. NB0720_010, the genomic segment TGGCTTAAGGCCCAACAGCGCAACTATCCCGTCGGGGCCTCTGTTGCCATCAGCGGCTTGGTGAAGGAGACCCCCTACGGACCGGCATTCCAGGACCCCCTGATGGAGGTCCTGGAGAGTCCCAATGCCTCGGTTCGCAGTGACCAGATTGGCCGCCTCTTGCCTGTCTACGGCCTGACCGAGGGGCTGACGGCCGACCGCCTGCGCAATCTGATCCGTCCCGTGGTGGCGGCTGCAGGCCAATGGGGTGATCCGCTGCCGGCTTCGCTGCAGGCGCGGGAGGGCTTGGTCCCGCTGCCGGAGGCCCTGGTCCAGATCCATGGTCCGACGAGCCAGGCGTCTCTGAGCGAGGCTCGCCACCGTCTGGTCTTTGACGAGTTCCTTCTGCTGCAGCTGGGCTTGCTGCAGCGGCGCCGCCAGCTCACCAGTCGTCCCGCCCCTGCCCTGGCGGTTGAGGGTGACGCATTGCTCCAGGCGTTTTTGCAGCTGCTCCCCTTCCCCCTCACCGGAGCCCAGCAGCGCGTCTTGGCGGAGATCCGGGCTGACCTGCGGCGGGACCAGCCGATGGCCCGTCTGGTGCAGGGGGATGTCGGTAGCGGCAAGACCGTGGTCGCGATCGCTGCTCTGCTGACCGCGATTGATTCCGGCTGCCAGGGGGCCCTGATGGCACCGACGGAGGTGTTGGCTGAACAGCACTACCGCAAGCTCTGCGAGTGGCTGCCCCAACTGCATGTCACCTGCGCCCTACTGACCGGATCGACCCCCATGCGCCGGCGCCGCGCATTGTTGGCGGACCTGGCCAATGGAACCCTGAAGATGCTGGTGGGGACCCATGCCCTTCTGGAGGATCCCGTTCAGTTCCAGCGCTTGGGTCTGGTGGTCGTCGATGAGCAGCATCGCTTTGGCGTCCACCAGCGCAACCGCCTGCTGGACAAGGGCCTGCAGCCTCACCTGTTAACCATGACGGCGACGCCGATCCCAAGGACCTTGGCCCTCTCCATTCACGGTGATCTGGAGGTCAGCCAAATCGACGAGTTGCCGCCTGGCCGCACCCCCATTCGCACGAGCCTTTTGGCAAGCGCCGATCGCGACGAGGCCTATAGCTTGATTCGAGAGCAGGTGGCCCTCGGCCAGCGGGCCTATGTCGTCCTGCCCCTGGTGGAGGAGTCCGAGAAGTTGGACCTGCGCTCTGCCGTCGATGTGCATCAGCAGCTCAGCGAGCAGGTCTTCCCGAACCTCCAGGTCGGACTGCTGCATGGACGCATGCCCAGTGCTGAGAAGCAGGCGGCAATCACAGCCTTTGCGAGCGGCGAGACCCAGGTGCTGGTCAGTACGACCGTGGTCGAGGTGGGTGTGGATGTGCCCGAGGCCAGCGTCATGGTGATTGACCACGCCGATCGCTTCGGACTGGCCCAGTTGCACCAGTTGCGCGGACGCGTTGGCCGAGGGGCTGCGGCGTCCTACTGCCTGCTGGTGAATGACAGCAGCAATGTGCTCGCCCGGCAGCGCCTGGAGGTGCTGGTGCGCTCCAACGACGGCTTTGAGATCGCGGAAATGGACCTGCGCCTGCGGGGTCCCGGTCAGGTGCTGGGCACGCGTCAGAGTGGCCTGCCGGATTTGGCCCTCGCCAGCCTCACCGACGACGGGGAGGTGCTGGAGCAGGCCCGCCGCGTTGCCCAGGAGATCGTGGCGAAGGATCCTGACCTGGATCAACACCCCGGCCTTGCCAAAGTGCTGAGCGACCAGCGTCATCGGGTCGCCCAAGCTGCCCGCCTGAACTGATGCCCCTGCGGCCCTGGAGTGACATCGTCATCCGCGACTGCGCCGAGTCGCTTGCCGCCTTGCCTGCGGCTCTCTTTCGGATCGAACCCCACCCCTATGTCGCCGTTGGTGCCCCCTATGGCGAGGGTGCTTGTCCCTTTCGCCTCCGCACCGGAGTCATTCAGCGCCTCCTCCAGGCCCAGACGGTTTTAAGCACGGCTGAACCCGGCTACCGCCTG encodes:
- the recG gene encoding ATP-dependent DNA helicase RecG, with the protein product MRPLQQALQLEAERGFEDLLGRKERFSSFLQRALAAPPEELDRQRFSGLGELAGDFARYGELSQSRRQSLVRRSRQYLFELQKVLQPVQPVSPPRLRLLSSESPGAPRSQSIQPDTPLSEVRGVGPKSATRLAALDLWLARDLVRYYPRDYLDYANLVRIAGLEPGKTATIVATVRRSHSFTSPRNPNLSILELHLADITGRIRVSKFFAGKRFSSPAWLKAQQRNYPVGASVAISGLVKETPYGPAFQDPLMEVLESPNASVRSDQIGRLLPVYGLTEGLTADRLRNLIRPVVAAAGQWGDPLPASLQAREGLVPLPEALVQIHGPTSQASLSEARHRLVFDEFLLLQLGLLQRRRQLTSRPAPALAVEGDALLQAFLQLLPFPLTGAQQRVLAEIRADLRRDQPMARLVQGDVGSGKTVVAIAALLTAIDSGCQGALMAPTEVLAEQHYRKLCEWLPQLHVTCALLTGSTPMRRRRALLADLANGTLKMLVGTHALLEDPVQFQRLGLVVVDEQHRFGVHQRNRLLDKGLQPHLLTMTATPIPRTLALSIHGDLEVSQIDELPPGRTPIRTSLLASADRDEAYSLIREQVALGQRAYVVLPLVEESEKLDLRSAVDVHQQLSEQVFPNLQVGLLHGRMPSAEKQAAITAFASGETQVLVSTTVVEVGVDVPEASVMVIDHADRFGLAQLHQLRGRVGRGAAASYCLLVNDSSNVLARQRLEVLVRSNDGFEIAEMDLRLRGPGQVLGTRQSGLPDLALASLTDDGEVLEQARRVAQEIVAKDPDLDQHPGLAKVLSDQRHRVAQAARLN